One window of Ziziphus jujuba cultivar Dongzao chromosome 5, ASM3175591v1 genomic DNA carries:
- the LOC107422813 gene encoding uncharacterized protein LOC107422813 isoform X2 — protein MFRRLGWFVGLNYRTSSPRRLTDAKPRPAKVKPVAMFETVQEIAIYIHRFHNLDLFQQGWYQIKITMRWEDSDHTSFVGTPARVVQYEASDLGSDCIYGVWGIDDTDNSFTTQPFRIKYARQDLFLSIMVSFNLSLANHEGPPTSAVIMKFELMYAPILENGPDVQASLNACPAAVHEFRIPPKALLGLHSYCPVHFDTFHTVLVDVTVHISMLRAGGSTVGTKLSSDSYTAEVAGTEFSSGSNQASGQAASINREGVMIVKSLVSARDILLEELQRLGKAIDKTVDLTDFISKMDDIKLFELILEANLGAPDGEVLRPGKPQNDLEKANGVSDIHTHDWLSTVPTDAILNIFHLLGNQVSYLWSTFLQFHRSNKKKILEYLCDAWAMDRKAEWSIWMVYSKVEMPHHVLNSGGDDSSRNGGHKRVSTLWKLTDDPAHSAAMRADLHRRSISQMRINNRSIQDMHIFGDPSHIPIVIVERVMNAPRRSTSENSYLRRLDVFTSTGLLTGTGSETVHKPSGTNKPKNGRVLKIVVFVHGFQGHHLDLRLVRNQWLLLDPKIEFLMSEANEDKTSGDFREMGLRLAQEVISFLKKKMDRASRHGVLSDIKLSFVGHSIGNVIIRTALAESIMEPYLRHLHTYVSISGPHLGYLYSSNSLFNSGMWLLKKLKGTQCIHQLTFTDDPDIRNTFFYKLCKKTLENFRHIILLSSPQDGYVPYHSARIDMCQAASWDYSKRGKIFLEMLNDCLDQMRAPSSEQRVFLRCDVNFDTSSYGKNLNSFIGRAAHIDFLESDMFARFILWSFPELFR, from the exons ATGTTTCGACGTTTGGGATGGTTTGTTGGTCTGAATTATAGAACTTCATCTCCGAGGAGGTTGACAGATGCCAAGCCTCGGCCGGCTAAGGTTAAGCCGGTGGCTATGTTCGAAACTGTACAGGAGATTGCCATCTACATTCATAGGTTCCACAATCTTGACCTTTTCCAACAGGG ATGGTATCAGATTAAGATCACCATGAGATGGGAAGATAGTGACCATACCTCTTTTGTGGGAACTCCAGCAAGGGTTGTTCAATATGAAG CTTCTGATCTAGGTTCTGATTGTATATATGGAGTATGGGGAATTGATGATACAGACAACAGTTTCACAACTCAGCCATTCCGGATAAAATATGCGAGGCAGGATTTGTTTTTATCGATCATGGTATCATTTAATCTATCTCTAGCTAATCATGAG GGTCCACCCACATCTGCTGTGATTATGAAATTTGAACTCATGTATGCTCCCATATTGGAGAATGG GCCTGATGTGCAAGCTTCTCTAAATGCTTGCCCTGCTGCGGTCCATGAGTTTAGGATTCCACCTAAAGCTCTTCTGGGATTGCATTCATATTGCCCTGTTCATTTTGATACATTCCACACTGTCCTTGTTGATGTAACTGTACACATCAGTATGCTAAGAGCTGGTGGTTCCACTGTTGGCACCAAGTTATCCAG TGATTCTTATACTGCTGAAGTCGCTGGCACTGAATTTTCCAGTGGGTCAAATCAA GCATCAGGTCAGGCAGCTTCAATAAACAGGGAAGGTGTCATGATTGTTAAATCATTAGTCAGTGCACGTGATATTCTGCTTGAAGAGTTACAAAGACTTGGCAAAGCAATTGACAAAACAGTTGATTTGACTGATTTCATATCTAAAATGGATGATATAAAATTGTTTGAGTTAATCCTTGAAGCAAATTTGGGTGCACCAGATGGTGAAGTTTTAAGACCTGGCAAGCCACAAAATGATCTTGAG AAAGCAAATGGTGTTTCAGACATTCACACTCATGACTGGTTATCAACTGTACCCACTGATGCTATACTgaacatttttcatttattgGGCAATCAAGTGTCATATTTATGGAGCACTTTTCTGCAGTTTCACAG gtcaaacaaaaaaaagatattgGAATATCTATGTGATGCATGGGCCATGGATAGAAAAGCTGAATGGTCAATATGGATGGTTTACTCTAAGGTTGAGATGCCTCATCATGTTTTGAATAGCGGAGGTGATGATTCTTCCCGCAATGGTGGCCACAAAAGGGTGTCAACTCTCTGGAAATTAACTGATGAT CCTGCTCACTCTGCTGCTATGCGTGCTGATCTACATCGACGAAGTATTTCACAGATGAGG ATTAACAATCGGTCAATTCAAGACATGCATATATTTGGAGATCCTTCTCATATTCCTATCGTAATTGTGGAGCGTGTTATGAATGCGCCACGGCGTTCTACAAGTGAAAATTCTTACCTGAGACGTTTGGATGTGTTTACCTCAACTGGCTTACTCACTGGAACTGGCTCTGAAACTGTACACAAGCCATCTGGCActaataaaccaaaaaatggTCGTGTCTTAAAGATTGTTGTGTTCGTGCATGGGTTTCAG GGACATCATCTGGATTTACGGCTTGTTCGTAACCAATGGCTTCTGTTAGATCCCAAGATAGAATTTCTAATGTCAGAGGCAAATGAAGACAAAACATCTGGAGACTTCAGGGAAATGGGACTAAGGCTGGCTCAGGAAGTGATTTCTTtccttaaaaagaaaatggatagAGCTTCAAGACATGGAGTGTTGAGTGATATCAAGCTTAGTTTTGTGGGACATTCTATTGGAAATGTCATTATAAGAACAGCACTAGCAG AAAGCATTATGGAGCCATACCTAAGACACCTGCATACATATGTTTCTATATCGGGTCCACACTTGGGGTACCTTTACAGTTCAAACTCTTTATTTAACTCCGGAATGTGGCTTTTAAAGAAGCTCAAAGGAACACAATGCATTCATCAGCTTACTTTCACAGATGACCCAGATATCCGAAATACATTCTTTTACAAGCTATGTAAG AAGACTCTAGAGAATTTCAGACATATAATTCTTTTATCTTCACCACAG GATGGATATGTTCCGTACCATTCTGCGAGAATCGATATGTGCCAGGCAGCTTCATGGGACTACTCAAAGAGGGGGAAAATATTTTTAGAGATGCTGAATGATTGCTTGGACCAAATGCGTGCTCCTTCATCAGAGCAACGAGTGTTCTTGCGATGTGATGTCAACTTTGACACCTCTTCCTATGGCAAGAACCTGAACTCTTTCATCGGACGGGCTGCTCATATTGATTTTTTGGAGTCTGATATGTTTGCCAGGTTCATACTATGGTCTTTCCCAGAATTGTTTCGGTAG
- the LOC107422813 gene encoding uncharacterized protein LOC107422813 isoform X1 → MFRRLGWFVGLNYRTSSPRRLTDAKPRPAKVKPVAMFETVQEIAIYIHRFHNLDLFQQGWYQIKITMRWEDSDHTSFVGTPARVVQYEASDLGSDCIYGVWGIDDTDNSFTTQPFRIKYARQDLFLSIMVSFNLSLANHEGPPTSAVIMKFELMYAPILENGPDVQASLNACPAAVHEFRIPPKALLGLHSYCPVHFDTFHTVLVDVTVHISMLRAGGSTVGTKLSSDSYTAEVAGTEFSSGSNQASGQAASINREGVMIVKSLVSARDILLEELQRLGKAIDKTVDLTDFISKMDDIKLFELILEANLGAPDGEVLRPGKPQNDLEKANGVSDIHTHDWLSTVPTDAILNIFHLLGNQVSYLWSTFLQFHRSNKKKILEYLCDAWAMDRKAEWSIWMVYSKVEMPHHVLNSGGDDSSRNGGHKRVSTLWKLTDDPAHSAAMRADLHRRSISQMRINNRSIQDMHIFGDPSHIPIVIVERVMNAPRRSTSENSYLRRLDVFTSTGLLTGTGSETVHKPSGTNKPKNGRVLKIVVFVHGFQGHHLDLRLVRNQWLLLDPKIEFLMSEANEDKTSGDFREMGLRLAQEVISFLKKKMDRASRHGVLSDIKLSFVGHSIGNVIIRTALAESIMEPYLRHLHTYVSISGPHLGYLYSSNSLFNSGMWLLKKLKGTQCIHQLTFTDDPDIRNTFFYKLCKQKTLENFRHIILLSSPQDGYVPYHSARIDMCQAASWDYSKRGKIFLEMLNDCLDQMRAPSSEQRVFLRCDVNFDTSSYGKNLNSFIGRAAHIDFLESDMFARFILWSFPELFR, encoded by the exons ATGTTTCGACGTTTGGGATGGTTTGTTGGTCTGAATTATAGAACTTCATCTCCGAGGAGGTTGACAGATGCCAAGCCTCGGCCGGCTAAGGTTAAGCCGGTGGCTATGTTCGAAACTGTACAGGAGATTGCCATCTACATTCATAGGTTCCACAATCTTGACCTTTTCCAACAGGG ATGGTATCAGATTAAGATCACCATGAGATGGGAAGATAGTGACCATACCTCTTTTGTGGGAACTCCAGCAAGGGTTGTTCAATATGAAG CTTCTGATCTAGGTTCTGATTGTATATATGGAGTATGGGGAATTGATGATACAGACAACAGTTTCACAACTCAGCCATTCCGGATAAAATATGCGAGGCAGGATTTGTTTTTATCGATCATGGTATCATTTAATCTATCTCTAGCTAATCATGAG GGTCCACCCACATCTGCTGTGATTATGAAATTTGAACTCATGTATGCTCCCATATTGGAGAATGG GCCTGATGTGCAAGCTTCTCTAAATGCTTGCCCTGCTGCGGTCCATGAGTTTAGGATTCCACCTAAAGCTCTTCTGGGATTGCATTCATATTGCCCTGTTCATTTTGATACATTCCACACTGTCCTTGTTGATGTAACTGTACACATCAGTATGCTAAGAGCTGGTGGTTCCACTGTTGGCACCAAGTTATCCAG TGATTCTTATACTGCTGAAGTCGCTGGCACTGAATTTTCCAGTGGGTCAAATCAA GCATCAGGTCAGGCAGCTTCAATAAACAGGGAAGGTGTCATGATTGTTAAATCATTAGTCAGTGCACGTGATATTCTGCTTGAAGAGTTACAAAGACTTGGCAAAGCAATTGACAAAACAGTTGATTTGACTGATTTCATATCTAAAATGGATGATATAAAATTGTTTGAGTTAATCCTTGAAGCAAATTTGGGTGCACCAGATGGTGAAGTTTTAAGACCTGGCAAGCCACAAAATGATCTTGAG AAAGCAAATGGTGTTTCAGACATTCACACTCATGACTGGTTATCAACTGTACCCACTGATGCTATACTgaacatttttcatttattgGGCAATCAAGTGTCATATTTATGGAGCACTTTTCTGCAGTTTCACAG gtcaaacaaaaaaaagatattgGAATATCTATGTGATGCATGGGCCATGGATAGAAAAGCTGAATGGTCAATATGGATGGTTTACTCTAAGGTTGAGATGCCTCATCATGTTTTGAATAGCGGAGGTGATGATTCTTCCCGCAATGGTGGCCACAAAAGGGTGTCAACTCTCTGGAAATTAACTGATGAT CCTGCTCACTCTGCTGCTATGCGTGCTGATCTACATCGACGAAGTATTTCACAGATGAGG ATTAACAATCGGTCAATTCAAGACATGCATATATTTGGAGATCCTTCTCATATTCCTATCGTAATTGTGGAGCGTGTTATGAATGCGCCACGGCGTTCTACAAGTGAAAATTCTTACCTGAGACGTTTGGATGTGTTTACCTCAACTGGCTTACTCACTGGAACTGGCTCTGAAACTGTACACAAGCCATCTGGCActaataaaccaaaaaatggTCGTGTCTTAAAGATTGTTGTGTTCGTGCATGGGTTTCAG GGACATCATCTGGATTTACGGCTTGTTCGTAACCAATGGCTTCTGTTAGATCCCAAGATAGAATTTCTAATGTCAGAGGCAAATGAAGACAAAACATCTGGAGACTTCAGGGAAATGGGACTAAGGCTGGCTCAGGAAGTGATTTCTTtccttaaaaagaaaatggatagAGCTTCAAGACATGGAGTGTTGAGTGATATCAAGCTTAGTTTTGTGGGACATTCTATTGGAAATGTCATTATAAGAACAGCACTAGCAG AAAGCATTATGGAGCCATACCTAAGACACCTGCATACATATGTTTCTATATCGGGTCCACACTTGGGGTACCTTTACAGTTCAAACTCTTTATTTAACTCCGGAATGTGGCTTTTAAAGAAGCTCAAAGGAACACAATGCATTCATCAGCTTACTTTCACAGATGACCCAGATATCCGAAATACATTCTTTTACAAGCTATGTAAG CAGAAGACTCTAGAGAATTTCAGACATATAATTCTTTTATCTTCACCACAG GATGGATATGTTCCGTACCATTCTGCGAGAATCGATATGTGCCAGGCAGCTTCATGGGACTACTCAAAGAGGGGGAAAATATTTTTAGAGATGCTGAATGATTGCTTGGACCAAATGCGTGCTCCTTCATCAGAGCAACGAGTGTTCTTGCGATGTGATGTCAACTTTGACACCTCTTCCTATGGCAAGAACCTGAACTCTTTCATCGGACGGGCTGCTCATATTGATTTTTTGGAGTCTGATATGTTTGCCAGGTTCATACTATGGTCTTTCCCAGAATTGTTTCGGTAG